A stretch of the Planctomycetota bacterium genome encodes the following:
- a CDS encoding acetyl-CoA carboxylase carboxyltransferase subunit alpha, which produces MSSHYSLDFEQPLRTLEEEIAQLRTRVAALAPAATPDEAGPSAAELAEAEHALADRVARHSETLAELYRELTPWNTVRVARHPKRPQGRDYIEAICRDFTELHGDRRSGEDPAIVTGFGRIGDFKCMVVAHHKGRDTQEKLRCHFGCPNPEGYRKALHKMQLAAKFGVPIVTLVDTPGAFPGIEAEQRGQAEAIAFNLREMSRLPVPIVSVVIGEGGSGGALGIAVADRVAMLQHAWYSVISPEGCAAILWKQANERTNSQAATALRLTARDNLELGVVDAVIDEPVGGAHRDKVDAAGRLERWVVSELRELTSRPSERLLEDRYRRFRRLGAFEEVPPEAEPPEAGPAEGASDQDTNRNGGGSAAARA; this is translated from the coding sequence GTGTCGAGCCACTACTCCCTGGATTTCGAGCAGCCGCTGCGGACGCTGGAGGAGGAGATCGCCCAGCTGCGGACCCGCGTGGCGGCCCTCGCGCCCGCCGCGACGCCCGACGAGGCCGGCCCGAGCGCCGCCGAGCTCGCCGAGGCCGAGCACGCGCTGGCCGACCGCGTCGCGCGGCACAGCGAGACGCTGGCCGAGCTGTACCGCGAGCTGACGCCGTGGAACACCGTCCGCGTGGCGCGGCACCCCAAGCGGCCGCAGGGTCGGGACTACATCGAGGCGATCTGCCGCGACTTCACCGAGCTGCACGGCGATCGCCGCAGCGGCGAGGATCCCGCGATCGTCACGGGCTTCGGCCGCATCGGCGACTTCAAGTGCATGGTGGTTGCGCACCACAAGGGCCGCGATACCCAGGAGAAGCTCCGCTGCCACTTCGGCTGCCCGAACCCCGAGGGCTATCGCAAGGCGCTGCACAAGATGCAGCTGGCCGCGAAGTTCGGCGTGCCCATCGTTACGCTGGTCGATACGCCCGGCGCGTTCCCGGGCATCGAGGCCGAGCAGCGGGGGCAGGCCGAGGCCATCGCCTTCAACCTACGCGAGATGAGCCGCCTACCCGTGCCGATCGTGTCGGTGGTCATCGGCGAGGGCGGCTCGGGCGGTGCTCTGGGCATCGCGGTGGCGGATCGCGTGGCGATGTTGCAACACGCGTGGTACTCGGTGATCAGCCCCGAGGGCTGCGCCGCCATCCTCTGGAAGCAGGCCAACGAGCGGACCAACAGCCAGGCGGCGACGGCGCTCAGGCTGACGGCCCGCGACAACCTCGAGCTGGGCGTGGTCGACGCCGTCATCGACGAGCCCGTCGGCGGGGCGCACCGCGACAAGGTCGACGCCGCCGGCCGCCTCGAGCGGTGGGTGGTCTCCGAGCTGCGGGAGCTCACCAGCCGACCGTCCGAGCGGCTGCTAGAGGACCGCTACCGGCGATTCCGCCGCCTCGGCGCCTTCGAGGAGGTTCCCCCTGAGGCAGAGCCGCCCGAGGCCGGCCCGGCGGAGGGCGCATCCGATCAAGATACGAACAGGAACGGGGGCGGGTCGGCCGCCGCCAGGGCCTAG
- the proC gene encoding pyrroline-5-carboxylate reductase translates to MAASARERVTPLGVIGGGAMASAILAGAARASLLDGPCVVAEPDAAKHAALRSIAPSLAVVPTAREAIAALPADAAVLLAIKPQMLHGVAAETGPLGDRAVITILAGTTTDRIRAELGGRPVRVMPNLPARVGLGASALAASGHAREADADLARALFRAVGEVFEIEEALIDAFTGVAGSGPAYAFLLAEAMERGGIDAGLPQADSRRMVAATLRGAAAMLDGDADAALLRAAVTSKGGTTAAALGVLMDAGVPEAVARAVVAARDRARDLA, encoded by the coding sequence ATGGCCGCCTCGGCTCGAGAACGCGTCACGCCCCTGGGCGTTATCGGTGGTGGCGCGATGGCGTCGGCCATCCTTGCGGGCGCCGCGCGGGCGAGCCTGCTGGACGGGCCGTGCGTGGTCGCCGAGCCCGACGCCGCCAAGCACGCCGCGCTGCGGTCCATCGCGCCATCGTTGGCCGTCGTGCCCACGGCCCGCGAGGCCATCGCCGCGCTGCCAGCCGACGCGGCGGTGCTGCTCGCAATCAAGCCCCAGATGCTGCACGGCGTCGCGGCCGAGACCGGCCCGCTGGGCGACCGGGCGGTCATCACCATCCTGGCGGGCACCACCACCGATCGCATCCGGGCCGAACTCGGCGGCCGGCCGGTCCGCGTCATGCCCAACCTGCCCGCCCGGGTGGGGCTCGGGGCGTCGGCACTGGCCGCGAGCGGGCACGCCCGCGAGGCCGACGCCGACCTCGCGCGGGCCCTGTTCCGGGCGGTCGGTGAGGTGTTCGAGATCGAGGAGGCGCTCATCGACGCCTTCACGGGGGTCGCCGGCAGCGGGCCCGCGTACGCCTTCTTGCTGGCCGAGGCGATGGAGCGGGGTGGCATCGACGCGGGGCTGCCGCAGGCCGACTCTCGGCGGATGGTCGCCGCCACGCTCCGGGGGGCCGCCGCCATGCTCGACGGCGACGCCGATGCGGCGCTGCTCCGAGCCGCCGTCACCAGCAAGGGGGGCACGACGGCGGCGGCGCTGGGCGTGCTCATGGACGCCGGCGTGCCCGAGGCCGTCGCGCGGGCCGTCGTCGCGGCACGGGATCGGGCGCGCGATCTGGCGTGA
- a CDS encoding GGDEF domain-containing protein: protein MHGISPFEAIGLGVSLLAIGCLMPMIWRSGKLSAWLGLLLACVGVFTLGIHGAFFGSATIGTDDPASNEIALWRMMEIVGVLSAALGFVALSVIADRSHRDRAFDRTLVRVEDGLALSQTTLAALLDSTADLILLVRLDSGDDADADLEIECARVSDAARRTQLAGAVHAQRIGDILPEHLRDTVRRLVGQTLDSGTPTSGHSGSIDAGSMLDVWVVAIDSIALVRVCDITDRAATERELRRRAFTDTLTGLANRRRFEERLACLPQPPRGEDRIALAYLDLNGFKEVNDAYGHKSGDAILAAFADRLRSTLDEHVPGPAVGEAARIGGDEFVVLVTGLDDERVAALADALHDELARPYSIRGREIRCDASIGVVGFTPKIGSTSALLEHADAAMYAAKFGQGRTLSVRLGRDGDAVQRRRKSDWHIEQPPPSSARGA, encoded by the coding sequence GTGCACGGGATCTCACCCTTCGAGGCTATCGGGCTGGGCGTCTCGCTCCTGGCCATCGGCTGCCTGATGCCCATGATCTGGCGCAGCGGCAAGCTGTCGGCGTGGCTCGGGCTGCTGCTGGCCTGCGTGGGCGTCTTCACGCTGGGCATCCACGGCGCATTCTTCGGGAGCGCCACCATCGGCACCGACGACCCGGCGTCCAATGAGATCGCCCTGTGGCGGATGATGGAGATCGTCGGCGTGCTGTCGGCGGCACTGGGCTTCGTCGCCCTCTCGGTCATCGCCGACCGCAGCCACCGCGACCGCGCCTTCGACCGCACGCTGGTGCGCGTCGAGGACGGCCTGGCGCTCTCCCAGACGACGCTGGCCGCGCTGCTCGACTCCACCGCCGACCTGATCCTGCTCGTCCGCCTGGATTCGGGCGACGACGCCGACGCCGACCTCGAGATCGAGTGCGCCAGAGTCTCCGACGCGGCGCGGCGGACGCAGCTGGCCGGGGCCGTGCACGCCCAGCGCATCGGCGACATCCTGCCCGAGCACCTCCGCGACACGGTGCGGCGTCTCGTCGGCCAGACGCTCGACAGCGGCACGCCCACCAGCGGGCACAGCGGCTCGATCGACGCCGGCTCGATGCTCGACGTCTGGGTCGTGGCGATCGACTCGATCGCGCTGGTCCGCGTGTGCGACATCACCGACCGGGCTGCCACCGAACGCGAGCTGCGGCGGCGGGCGTTCACCGACACGCTCACGGGGCTCGCCAACCGGCGGCGCTTCGAGGAACGCCTGGCGTGCCTCCCCCAGCCGCCGCGCGGCGAGGACCGCATCGCCCTTGCCTACCTGGACCTCAACGGATTCAAGGAGGTCAACGACGCGTACGGGCACAAGAGCGGCGATGCCATCCTCGCCGCGTTCGCGGACCGTCTCCGCAGCACCCTGGACGAACACGTACCCGGGCCCGCGGTGGGCGAGGCCGCCCGCATCGGCGGCGACGAGTTCGTCGTGCTCGTGACCGGCCTGGACGACGAACGCGTCGCCGCCCTCGCCGATGCGCTGCACGACGAGCTGGCCAGGCCCTACAGCATCCGCGGACGCGAGATCCGCTGCGACGCGAGCATCGGCGTCGTGGGCTTCACGCCCAAGATCGGAAGCACCTCGGCGCTGCTCGAGCACGCCGACGCCGCCATGTACGCCGCCAAGTTCGGCCAGGGGCGGACGCTCTCGGTGCGGCTGGGCCGCGACGGCGACGCCGTGCAGCGCCGCCGCAAGTCGGACTGGCACATCGAGCAGCCGCCGCCGAGCAGCGCGAGGGGCGCTTGA
- a CDS encoding HD domain-containing phosphohydrolase, which yields MTTTSPAAAIQSLILADECTHVYGEGHARTEEARARAAGDLARAAAAHAITLSAIRTGLIINRIIVSDAWAAASPFASRLTRGGTAAVMIARGANEADALWLLDHGDDDAWLVSPSGHIRRNPLARSGGTPALSAASDANAPAATIVGDEGAEQLQATWTSLLVGERRVDDRVSTLAARIGAAVRSNGSGLVPLMDLKSHDEYTYVHAINVGLLASALAQATGLDGDVLHEVTEAALLHDVGKRLTPLPLLGKPGKLSDAERAVMQEHPSSGAALLAGVRGVSDLAIVAAYEHHMRIDGTGYPNGARSRAPSLCSQLIQIADIFDALRSDRPYRKGLSSERCLEILGEGSGAAFDKDLFEVFRTRVVRRIARAADAA from the coding sequence ATGACCACCACCTCGCCCGCCGCCGCCATCCAGTCGCTCATCCTTGCCGACGAGTGCACGCACGTCTACGGCGAGGGGCACGCGCGGACCGAGGAGGCCCGCGCCCGCGCCGCGGGCGATCTGGCGCGGGCGGCCGCCGCGCACGCCATCACGCTCAGCGCCATCCGCACCGGGCTGATCATCAACCGCATCATCGTGTCCGATGCCTGGGCGGCGGCGTCGCCCTTCGCCAGCCGGCTGACCCGCGGCGGGACGGCCGCGGTCATGATCGCCCGCGGCGCCAACGAGGCCGACGCGCTCTGGCTGCTCGATCACGGCGACGACGACGCCTGGCTGGTGAGCCCGTCGGGCCACATCCGCCGCAACCCGCTGGCGCGAAGCGGAGGCACCCCGGCGCTCTCGGCGGCGTCCGACGCGAATGCGCCAGCCGCGACCATCGTGGGCGACGAGGGCGCCGAGCAACTGCAGGCCACGTGGACCTCGCTGCTCGTGGGCGAGCGCCGCGTCGACGACCGCGTCTCGACGCTCGCGGCGCGCATCGGAGCGGCGGTCCGCAGCAACGGCAGCGGGCTCGTGCCCCTCATGGATCTCAAGAGCCACGACGAGTACACCTATGTGCACGCCATCAACGTGGGGCTGCTGGCCTCGGCGCTCGCGCAGGCAACCGGCCTGGACGGCGACGTGCTGCACGAGGTGACCGAGGCCGCGCTGCTCCACGATGTCGGCAAGCGGCTCACGCCCCTGCCGCTGCTCGGAAAGCCGGGCAAGCTCTCCGACGCCGAGCGCGCCGTGATGCAGGAGCACCCCTCGTCGGGCGCCGCGCTGCTCGCCGGCGTGCGGGGCGTGAGCGACCTGGCGATCGTGGCGGCGTACGAGCACCACATGCGGATCGACGGCACGGGCTACCCCAACGGCGCCCGCAGCCGCGCGCCATCGCTGTGCAGCCAGCTCATCCAGATCGCCGACATCTTCGATGCCCTCCGCAGCGATCGGCCGTACCGCAAGGGGCTGAGCAGCGAGCGGTGCCTCGAGATCCTCGGCGAGGGCAGCGGCGCCGCCTTCGACAAGGACCTCTTCGAGGTGTTCCGCACCCGCGTGGTGCGTCGGATCGCCCGGGCCGCCGACGCCGCCTGA
- a CDS encoding multidrug efflux RND transporter permease subunit has translation MNLSRFFIDRPRFAIVISLLTMIVGALSYVGLPVAQFPDVAPPTVVVSASYPGADAVTIAETVATPIEQEVNGVEDMLYMTSQSTSDGTMQLTVTFGTDTDLDRAQVLVQNRVAIAESRLPEEVTRLGVTTTKSTPDLLIVVHLVSPDDSRDQLYISNYALLQVRDVLARIEGVGNIQFFGSREYSMRVWLDADRMSAFGLSTQDIVESLRRQNVQVAAGAIGQPPAPLGEAFQLSVNTQGRFEDPEQFGGVIIRSGEDGRLLRVRDVARVELGARNYTTNSYLDGQPAVAMAIQQRPGANAIDTVEEIYATMDRLAEDFPDGLAYRVIYNPTAFIERSVDAVIHTLFEAVVLVIIVIVVFLQSWRAAIIPLAAIPVSLIGTFAIMAPLGFSLNNLSLFGLVLAIGIVVDDAIVVVENVERNIEDGLAPKEATRKAMGEVSGAIVAMSLVLVAVFVPTAFLSGITGAFYRQFALTIAGATMLSMINSLTLSPALCALLLQPRGEARKGLISRVGGFLLGWFFKLFNKAFDASSNVYAVVVRRIVRFAVIAAVLYVALLGLTGYMFNKVPAGFVPEQDQGYLIVAIQLPEGASLERTDRVVREVSDIAMATPGIENAVAFAGFSGATRTNASNAAAVFTPLAPFEERQKDGLTSFDIIPDLQERLSAVRDASIIVLNPPAIRGIGTGSGFRMQLQDRSGLGYPLLQAATDDLVDAARDHQDLEGVFSTFRADTPQLYADIDRTKTEMLGVPVSNVFETLSVYLGSAYINDFTLLGRTYRVTTQGDAGFRLTADDILSLRTTNAEGGMVPLGSVVTIDRTIGPSRVMRHNLYPAASIDGRATAGTSSGEALAIMDRLADQTLPRGMSYEWSDLAFQQQLAGNTAIYIFPLAVLFVFLLLTAQYESWSLPLIIILIVPMCLLCAIAGVWLRGMDNNILTQIGLVVLVALATKNAILIVEFAKQQEDAGKNRFDAVVEACRLRLRPILMTAFAFILGVVPLLIATGPASEMRRALGTAVFSGMLGVTLFGLFLTPAFYVLVRRLVGAK, from the coding sequence ATGAACCTCTCGCGATTCTTCATCGACAGGCCGCGGTTCGCGATCGTCATCTCGCTGCTGACCATGATCGTCGGCGCCCTTTCGTACGTGGGTCTGCCGGTGGCGCAGTTCCCCGACGTCGCGCCGCCGACGGTCGTGGTGAGCGCGTCCTACCCGGGAGCCGACGCGGTCACGATCGCCGAGACGGTTGCGACGCCGATCGAGCAGGAGGTCAACGGCGTCGAGGACATGCTGTACATGACGTCGCAGTCCACCAGCGACGGCACGATGCAGCTGACGGTGACCTTCGGCACGGACACCGACCTCGATCGGGCGCAGGTGCTGGTGCAGAACCGGGTGGCGATCGCCGAATCCAGGCTGCCCGAGGAGGTCACGCGGCTCGGCGTGACCACCACCAAGAGCACGCCCGACCTGCTGATCGTGGTGCACCTCGTGTCGCCCGATGATTCGCGGGACCAGCTGTACATCAGCAACTATGCGCTGCTGCAGGTCCGCGACGTGCTCGCCCGCATCGAGGGCGTGGGCAACATCCAGTTCTTCGGCTCGCGCGAGTACAGCATGCGGGTGTGGCTCGATGCCGACCGCATGAGCGCCTTCGGGCTCTCCACGCAGGACATCGTCGAGTCGCTCCGCCGCCAGAACGTGCAGGTGGCCGCGGGCGCCATCGGGCAGCCGCCGGCGCCGCTGGGCGAGGCGTTCCAGCTCTCGGTGAACACCCAGGGCCGCTTCGAGGATCCCGAGCAGTTCGGCGGGGTCATCATCCGCTCGGGCGAGGACGGCCGGCTGCTGCGGGTCCGCGATGTCGCCCGTGTGGAGCTCGGCGCCCGCAACTACACGACCAACAGCTACCTCGACGGCCAGCCCGCCGTCGCCATGGCGATCCAGCAGCGTCCGGGCGCCAACGCCATCGATACCGTCGAGGAGATCTACGCGACGATGGATCGCCTGGCCGAGGACTTCCCCGACGGGCTCGCGTACCGGGTGATCTACAACCCCACGGCGTTCATCGAGCGCTCGGTCGACGCGGTGATCCACACGCTCTTCGAGGCGGTGGTGCTGGTCATCATCGTGATCGTGGTCTTCCTGCAGAGCTGGCGGGCCGCGATCATCCCGCTGGCGGCGATCCCCGTCTCGCTCATCGGCACCTTCGCCATCATGGCGCCGCTGGGCTTTTCGCTCAACAACCTATCGCTTTTCGGCCTCGTGCTGGCGATCGGAATCGTCGTCGATGACGCCATCGTCGTCGTCGAGAACGTGGAGCGGAACATCGAGGATGGCCTCGCACCCAAGGAGGCCACCCGCAAGGCGATGGGTGAGGTCTCGGGCGCGATCGTCGCGATGTCGCTCGTGCTCGTGGCCGTCTTCGTGCCCACGGCCTTCCTGTCGGGCATCACCGGTGCGTTCTACCGCCAGTTCGCGCTCACGATCGCCGGCGCGACCATGCTCTCGATGATCAACTCGCTGACGCTCAGCCCGGCGCTCTGCGCCCTGCTGCTGCAGCCCAGAGGAGAGGCCAGGAAGGGCCTCATCTCGCGGGTCGGCGGCTTCCTGCTCGGCTGGTTCTTCAAGCTCTTCAACAAGGCGTTCGACGCGTCCTCGAACGTGTATGCGGTCGTCGTGCGGCGGATCGTACGGTTCGCCGTCATCGCCGCGGTGCTGTACGTCGCGCTGCTGGGGCTGACGGGGTACATGTTCAACAAGGTGCCCGCGGGCTTCGTGCCCGAGCAGGACCAGGGCTATCTGATCGTGGCCATCCAGCTGCCCGAGGGTGCGTCGCTGGAGCGGACGGATCGCGTGGTTCGCGAGGTGTCGGATATCGCGATGGCGACGCCGGGCATCGAGAACGCCGTGGCCTTCGCCGGGTTCTCGGGCGCGACGCGGACCAACGCCTCCAACGCCGCCGCGGTGTTCACGCCGCTCGCGCCGTTCGAGGAACGGCAGAAGGACGGGCTGACGTCCTTCGACATCATCCCCGATCTGCAGGAGCGGCTGTCGGCCGTCCGCGACGCCAGCATCATCGTGCTCAACCCGCCCGCCATCCGCGGCATCGGCACGGGCAGCGGCTTCCGCATGCAGCTCCAGGATCGCTCGGGCCTGGGCTATCCGCTGCTCCAGGCGGCGACCGACGACCTCGTCGACGCCGCCCGGGATCACCAGGACCTCGAGGGCGTGTTCTCGACCTTCCGGGCCGACACGCCCCAGCTCTATGCCGACATCGATCGCACCAAGACCGAGATGCTCGGCGTGCCGGTGTCCAACGTCTTCGAGACCCTCAGCGTCTACCTGGGCTCGGCGTACATCAACGACTTCACGCTGCTGGGCCGCACCTACCGGGTGACCACCCAGGGCGACGCGGGCTTCCGGCTGACCGCCGACGACATCCTGAGCCTCCGCACGACCAACGCCGAGGGCGGCATGGTGCCGCTGGGGTCGGTCGTCACCATCGATCGCACGATCGGTCCGAGCCGGGTGATGCGGCACAACCTGTACCCGGCCGCGAGCATCGATGGCCGCGCCACCGCGGGCACCAGCTCGGGCGAGGCGCTGGCGATCATGGATCGGCTGGCCGACCAGACGCTGCCGCGGGGCATGTCCTACGAGTGGAGCGACCTTGCGTTCCAGCAGCAGCTCGCGGGCAATACCGCCATCTACATCTTCCCGCTGGCGGTCCTGTTCGTGTTCCTGCTGCTCACCGCGCAGTACGAGAGCTGGTCGCTGCCGCTGATCATCATCCTGATCGTGCCCATGTGCCTGCTGTGCGCCATCGCGGGCGTCTGGCTCCGCGGGATGGACAACAACATCCTGACGCAGATCGGATTGGTGGTGCTCGTCGCGCTGGCAACCAAGAACGCGATCCTGATCGTCGAGTTCGCCAAGCAGCAGGAAGACGCCGGCAAGAATCGCTTCGATGCCGTCGTCGAGGCCTGCCGCCTGAGGCTGCGGCCGATCCTCATGACGGCCTTCGCCTTCATCCTGGGCGTGGTCCCGCTGCTGATCGCCACCGGGCCCGCGTCGGAGATGCGGCGGGCGCTGGGCACCGCGGTCTTCAGCGGCATGCTGGGCGTCACGCTCTTCGGCCTGTTCCTCACGCCGGCGTTCTACGTGCTCGTCCGCAGGCTCGTTGGCGCGAAGTAG
- a CDS encoding efflux RND transporter periplasmic adaptor subunit: MDAMHARRVARGPWFPAVVMAGVACLAAGPGCESDAPPPDAGPPEVTVALPVSRVVQEWDEYTGRLQPVESVEIRARVSGYVESVNFEDGQIVDAGDVLFVIDPRPYEALLQSEQANRARAEAELKLAQNDLGRVERAFGQQAASPSELDSATQTVAQREAEVQAAAARVRTAELDLEFTEVRSPITGRVGRNLVDVGNLIAGGTASSPILATVVSLDPIHCYFTVSEQEFLRYARLADSGARPSSRDAANPVQIGLVDEAGFPHRGVMDFVDNRVDNQTGTMQGRAIIENPDLLLTPGLFTKVRLLGTAEYEAVLIPDQAVGTDQSRQFVVVVDDQDNAKYRYVELGPMIDGLRVVRSGLGADESIVIEGLQRIGSGDAVSPDRVEVEAWMRRFDPPESAGASETSAPPGSAGSSEGSGSGSGGR; the protein is encoded by the coding sequence ATGGACGCGATGCATGCACGGCGGGTTGCGCGGGGGCCCTGGTTCCCGGCAGTGGTGATGGCGGGGGTTGCGTGCCTGGCGGCCGGCCCCGGGTGCGAGTCCGACGCCCCGCCGCCCGATGCCGGGCCGCCCGAGGTCACCGTGGCGCTGCCGGTGAGCCGCGTGGTGCAGGAGTGGGACGAGTACACGGGCCGGCTGCAGCCGGTCGAGTCGGTCGAGATCCGGGCGCGGGTGAGCGGCTACGTCGAGTCGGTCAACTTCGAGGACGGACAGATCGTCGATGCGGGCGACGTGCTGTTCGTGATCGATCCGCGGCCCTATGAAGCGCTGCTGCAATCCGAGCAGGCGAATCGAGCCCGGGCGGAGGCGGAACTGAAGCTCGCCCAGAACGATCTGGGCCGCGTGGAGCGGGCCTTCGGCCAGCAGGCCGCGTCGCCCTCGGAGCTGGATAGCGCGACGCAGACGGTCGCGCAGCGCGAGGCCGAGGTGCAGGCCGCCGCCGCCCGCGTGCGGACGGCCGAACTCGACCTGGAGTTCACCGAGGTCCGCTCGCCGATCACGGGCCGCGTGGGCCGCAACCTTGTGGACGTCGGCAACCTGATCGCGGGCGGTACCGCGTCCTCGCCGATACTCGCGACGGTGGTCTCGCTCGATCCGATCCACTGCTACTTCACCGTGAGTGAGCAGGAGTTCCTGCGATACGCGCGGCTGGCGGACTCGGGCGCGCGGCCGAGTTCGCGCGACGCGGCCAACCCCGTGCAGATCGGGCTGGTGGACGAGGCCGGCTTCCCGCACCGCGGCGTCATGGACTTCGTAGACAACCGCGTGGACAACCAGACGGGCACCATGCAGGGCCGGGCGATCATCGAGAACCCAGATCTGCTGCTGACGCCCGGCCTGTTCACCAAGGTCAGGCTGCTGGGGACCGCCGAGTACGAGGCCGTGCTGATCCCCGACCAGGCGGTGGGCACGGATCAGTCCCGCCAGTTCGTGGTCGTCGTCGACGACCAGGACAACGCGAAGTACCGCTATGTCGAGCTCGGCCCGATGATCGACGGCCTGCGAGTCGTGCGGTCGGGGCTCGGCGCCGACGAGTCGATCGTGATCGAGGGGCTGCAGCGGATCGGGTCGGGCGATGCCGTCTCGCCGGATCGCGTCGAGGTCGAGGCGTGGATGCGGCGATTCGATCCGCCCGAGTCGGCCGGGGCTTCCGAGACATCCGCACCGCCCGGGTCCGCCGGATCCTCCGAGGGCAGCGGCTCGGGGTCGGGCGGCCGATGA